A single window of Treponema denticola ATCC 35405 DNA harbors:
- a CDS encoding ABC transporter substrate-binding protein — protein MKKIMVLIVTLVLAFSLIACGGNGAATKTNEKPFVVASAEFNGDFYRGWTNSSYDDDIRKLIWAFGLMNENSKGQVEDSLLIAEKKVSDDLKTWTFKLVKEAKFHNGEALTAKDVKFTYDFYMDTKALGDTGGSSTINDYVESIEIDEAANTVTFHLKKVSYTVDVDVFTPFYLFPEETFTKGAKEEGITVQQYVKKNISKPIGYGPYKMTEYKEGEYVKLEAFKDYLGKAPAIKEVIVKVVPSETELDQLLQGEVDMLTSQGQAEKIDPVKDKPGFSYTNYYRHGGGTIALHCNFGPTSLTEVRQAFAYVLNRPKIVELFLGQYGISSNGPYSKNDWTLWDDDEESLIGTAAVGKFESTLTSYDILDKDGKFDEAANIAKAQELLDKAAARTDGDYAKLTGNAKSGYLWEGKPLEIKITYTPFWSDTYNLVFNDTYVSKLGFKISLTGLDWPVMYSHWTGDTKEERTYHAFVGGTTYTLKANPKSDYATKLIKPWGQPSINNVMFSGGSSYTPAEWDQLLDDIENAHPVTGRNEYRKNWRKFITTINKELPVIPVYSNNYYDLFTDKLENFHTTALWNWARALPEANWKK, from the coding sequence ATGAAGAAAATTATGGTGCTAATTGTAACATTGGTGCTCGCTTTTTCCTTGATCGCATGCGGAGGAAACGGTGCAGCAACTAAGACAAACGAAAAGCCATTCGTTGTAGCTTCAGCAGAGTTTAACGGCGACTTTTACAGAGGCTGGACGAATTCGTCTTATGACGACGATATCCGGAAGTTGATTTGGGCATTCGGTCTTATGAACGAAAATTCCAAAGGTCAAGTTGAGGACTCTCTTCTCATTGCAGAAAAAAAGGTAAGCGATGACCTTAAAACATGGACATTTAAGCTTGTAAAAGAAGCAAAATTCCATAACGGTGAAGCTTTAACTGCAAAGGATGTAAAGTTTACCTATGACTTTTACATGGACACAAAAGCTTTAGGCGATACGGGCGGATCATCAACAATCAACGATTATGTTGAAAGTATTGAAATTGATGAAGCTGCAAATACCGTAACTTTCCATCTTAAAAAGGTCAGCTACACTGTTGACGTAGATGTATTCACTCCTTTTTACCTCTTTCCCGAAGAAACCTTCACAAAGGGTGCAAAGGAAGAAGGCATTACCGTACAGCAATATGTTAAAAAGAACATTTCAAAGCCCATCGGTTACGGTCCCTACAAGATGACCGAATACAAGGAAGGCGAATATGTTAAGTTGGAAGCCTTTAAAGACTACCTCGGTAAGGCACCTGCCATCAAAGAGGTAATCGTTAAGGTTGTTCCCAGCGAAACCGAACTTGACCAGCTCCTTCAGGGTGAAGTAGACATGCTGACAAGCCAAGGTCAAGCCGAAAAAATCGATCCCGTTAAAGATAAGCCCGGCTTTTCTTACACCAATTACTACAGGCACGGAGGAGGAACAATCGCCCTCCACTGTAACTTCGGTCCCACTTCTCTTACGGAAGTACGACAGGCCTTTGCCTATGTTCTTAACAGACCGAAAATCGTCGAGCTTTTCTTAGGTCAATACGGTATTTCTTCCAACGGCCCCTACTCCAAAAACGACTGGACATTGTGGGATGATGATGAAGAAAGCCTTATTGGAACAGCTGCCGTAGGTAAATTCGAAAGCACCTTGACAAGCTACGATATCTTAGATAAAGACGGAAAATTCGATGAAGCTGCAAATATTGCAAAAGCTCAGGAACTCCTTGATAAAGCAGCTGCAAGAACAGACGGAGATTATGCAAAACTTACAGGTAATGCAAAATCAGGTTATCTTTGGGAAGGAAAACCCCTTGAAATCAAGATTACTTACACACCTTTCTGGTCCGATACATATAACCTCGTATTCAATGATACTTATGTTTCAAAGCTCGGCTTTAAGATAAGTTTAACAGGTCTTGATTGGCCCGTAATGTACAGCCACTGGACAGGAGACACAAAAGAAGAAAGAACCTATCATGCTTTCGTAGGCGGTACAACTTATACACTCAAAGCCAATCCCAAATCCGACTACGCAACAAAGCTTATTAAACCTTGGGGACAGCCCTCTATCAACAACGTAATGTTCTCGGGAGGTTCTTCTTATACTCCTGCAGAATGGGATCAGCTGCTTGATGACATCGAAAATGCACATCCCGTAACAGGAAGAAATGAGTACAGGAAAAACTGGAGAAAATTCATAACAACTATAAATAAAGAACTTCCCGTTATCCCTGTTTACTCAAACAATTACTATGACCTCTTTACGGATA